The Mariprofundus sp. NF region ATCTTTTTTGTATGCTTCTGCTCGCTAGCCTGTTGGCCATGCCGATGGCAGCTCAGACTGAACCCGATCAACTGGCTTATGCCTCGAAAATTCTCAAAGAGGGCAGCCACTCGGCGGTTCAGAACCTCTCCCATCAGGAGCGTACCATTCTGCAGGCAACTGCAGCCCTGAAAGGCGATCACCCCAGTGAAGCGCTTGTGCTGCTGGATTCAGCAAAAAGCAGGGACCCGCTGGTTGCGCTGCTTGAAGCCGAAGCGCATCGGCAGCAGGCGATCCATGCCATGCGTGAGGCAGGCAGTTTTGCTGACAATATAGGTCAGGGAGAGATGCTGGCCTCAGCGGATCTCAATCGTGGCCTTGGTGAGGCCGATGCCCGGCTGAACTCCTTTATTGATAAGGTTAATGAGGTTTCAGGCAGTCCCCTCGATATTTTGCTGACCGGACCGGATGTGGAAAATGTTTTCATGTTCGATAAGGCACGTAACCGTCTCTATATCTATCAGCCGGATGCAGATGGGCAGTTAAAGAAAGTCGCCGATGAGTATGTGGTTACAGGTTCTGTGGCGGGGGATAAGCAGCGTCAGGGTGATGGTAAAACACCCAATGGTATCTACCGCTTCATTAAAAAACTGCAGGGCAAAGAGCTGGAGTCCCGCTATGGGCCGGTCGCTTTCCCGATTGATTACCCCAACGAACTGGACAAGCTGCACAACAAAGATGGTTACGGCATCTGGCTGCATGGTTACCCGATGGATGTGAGTCGTCGCCCGCCCCAGGATACACGCGGCTGTTTTTCGCTCTCTAACACCAGCCTGACAAAGATTGCCAGGCTGGTGAAGCTGAAGCGAAGTTGGGTGATTGCCGGAGAGAATTTCGAATTTGACCGTGATCTGGATAAACAGACGCTGCTGAATTCTGTGCAACGGGATATCAAAGCCTGGCAACAGGATTGGGCATCACTCGATAGTGAGGCCTATCTCTCGCACTATCATCAGGATTTCCGTTCCGGAAAACGTGATCTCAAAGCCTGGAAATCATACAAGCGACGGGTCAATGCCAATAAAGCATTTGTAGAGGTGAAATTCACCAATTTCACACTGATGCGTGACCCTACACGCTGGCCTGAGGGTGAGGTGGTGCTGGCTGAGTTTGATCAGTCGTATCGCTCCAGTAATTATGCAGACCAGGGCCGAAAACGCCTCTATCTGGCGCGTGACTCCAAAACCAGCCCATGGAAAATTTTGCTGGAGGAGAGCCTGAAGCGATGAGAGGGAAGCGATGAGTGAGAAGCCTGTGTCCAAAGTGGAGGATCTCTCTACGCGGCGCTTTCAGCAGTTGGCCGATGAGAATCGGGAGCTCAAAGGTTATGTTGCGGATGTAATGCAGCGCCTGCGCCAGAATGAGCGACTCTTCTCGCGCATGTTTGAGCTGGAATCGCAGGTACTCAAATCCACCGATCCCGAAGATCTCTGTTTTACTCTCTTACGTGGCCTGCGTTCGGGTTTTGAACTCGATTTTGTCCGCTTCTGGCTTGATCGCTCCAGCTTTATCGGTGGTCATAAGCTCGATTCTCTCTCTGAGCGTGATCTGGTCTGGGTGGAGAAGGATGAGATCAGGCAGATGGGCATTGGTCGTAAACCGGCCTGGTTGATTCAACTCTCTGCCGATAACGCTTTTGATTGGCTCGATTCGCAGGATCAGCATCTCGGTTCGATTGCACTGTTGCCGTTGGGTGATCCGGAGAAACCGTTTGGTGTGCTGGGTGTCGGTTCCATTGATCGCGATCGCTTTGCCCCCGATCAGAGCAGT contains the following coding sequences:
- a CDS encoding murein L,D-transpeptidase family protein, translated to MLLLASLLAMPMAAQTEPDQLAYASKILKEGSHSAVQNLSHQERTILQATAALKGDHPSEALVLLDSAKSRDPLVALLEAEAHRQQAIHAMREAGSFADNIGQGEMLASADLNRGLGEADARLNSFIDKVNEVSGSPLDILLTGPDVENVFMFDKARNRLYIYQPDADGQLKKVADEYVVTGSVAGDKQRQGDGKTPNGIYRFIKKLQGKELESRYGPVAFPIDYPNELDKLHNKDGYGIWLHGYPMDVSRRPPQDTRGCFSLSNTSLTKIARLVKLKRSWVIAGENFEFDRDLDKQTLLNSVQRDIKAWQQDWASLDSEAYLSHYHQDFRSGKRDLKAWKSYKRRVNANKAFVEVKFTNFTLMRDPTRWPEGEVVLAEFDQSYRSSNYADQGRKRLYLARDSKTSPWKILLEESLKR